The proteins below come from a single Micromonospora citrea genomic window:
- a CDS encoding DNA recombination protein RmuC — MDFSTLAVVVVCLAAGGAAGWYAARARSATDIARLDATLRATREGEGRLEQSMRALSYEATAQSQEAVARAVAPLHDTLRRYEQRVAELERDRIDAYAELREQVRTMSSVSGELRTETKQLVAALRAPQVRGRWGEHQLRRIVEAAGMLEHCDFSEQVTAATDHQGVRPDLVVRLHGGRSVVVDAKAPFDAYLTAMEARDERGRDTHLDAHARHLRAHVDALAAKSYWAAFDSTPEFVVLFVPADPFLDVALQRDPTLLEHAFARNVVLATPATLVALLRTVAYSWRQEALARNAVAVHSLARELYGRLSTLGDHVGKLGSSLGGAVTAYNRAVGSLESRVLVSARKLAELGVSDQELAAPAQIELAPRQPQAPELLETVDADAPTGRSTLD, encoded by the coding sequence GTGGACTTCTCGACGCTGGCCGTGGTGGTCGTCTGCCTCGCCGCCGGAGGGGCGGCGGGCTGGTACGCCGCCCGGGCCCGCTCGGCCACCGACATCGCCCGGCTCGACGCGACGCTGCGGGCCACCCGGGAGGGCGAGGGCCGGCTGGAGCAGTCCATGCGCGCGCTCAGCTACGAGGCGACCGCCCAGTCCCAGGAGGCCGTCGCCCGGGCGGTGGCGCCGCTGCACGACACGCTGCGCCGCTACGAGCAGCGCGTCGCCGAGCTGGAACGGGACCGCATCGACGCCTACGCCGAGCTGCGCGAGCAGGTCCGCACGATGAGCAGCGTCTCCGGCGAGCTGCGCACCGAGACCAAGCAGCTGGTGGCGGCCCTGCGGGCGCCCCAGGTGCGGGGCCGCTGGGGCGAGCACCAGTTGCGCCGGATCGTCGAGGCGGCCGGCATGCTCGAGCACTGCGACTTCTCCGAGCAGGTCACCGCCGCCACCGACCACCAGGGTGTCCGCCCCGACCTGGTGGTGCGCCTGCACGGGGGCCGGTCGGTGGTGGTGGACGCCAAGGCGCCGTTCGACGCCTACCTGACCGCCATGGAGGCGCGCGACGAGCGGGGCCGCGACACCCACCTCGACGCGCACGCGCGACACCTGCGGGCGCACGTCGACGCGTTGGCCGCCAAGTCCTACTGGGCGGCGTTCGACAGCACGCCGGAGTTCGTGGTGCTCTTCGTGCCGGCCGACCCGTTCCTCGACGTCGCGTTGCAGCGCGACCCGACGCTGCTGGAGCACGCGTTCGCCCGCAACGTGGTGCTGGCGACCCCGGCCACCCTGGTCGCGCTGCTGCGCACCGTGGCCTACTCGTGGCGGCAGGAGGCGCTGGCCCGCAACGCGGTGGCGGTGCACTCGCTGGCCCGCGAGCTGTACGGGCGGCTGTCCACCCTGGGCGACCACGTCGGCAAGCTGGGCTCCTCGCTCGGCGGCGCGGTGACCGCGTACAACCGGGCGGTGGGGTCGCTGGAGTCCCGCGTCCTGGTCAGCGCCCGCAAGCTGGCCGAGCTGGGGGTCTCCGACCAGGAGTTGGCCGCGCCGGCGCAGATCGAGCTGGCCCCCCGCCAACCGCAGGCCCCGGAGCTGCTGGAAACCGTCGACGCGGACGCGCCGACCGGTCGGTCGACACTGGACTGA
- a CDS encoding S8 family serine peptidase, with translation MSKPRNLSRRTSAALFASVVAASAVTVAGGAASAAPTAAPDTSQATPVEALGSHDAKLLAEAEAKKAPTVTLIVATDKGEAKDVAEDLKALGAAVTERYDSIGYVLAKVPTSKVVKAATLPGVSAVDLDETIQLPDPTPEVAAGGKKAAKQAATLPGPGADTPAANPYMPTNEIGAVDFVREHPEWDGRGVTIGIMDSGVDLGHPALQQTTTGERKIVDWVTATDPFEDATWRAMITEVSGPTFTAAGATWKAPAGTYRFNRFAESVTANSDPAGDVNRDGDRTDAFGILYDPATHNIWVDVNQNNDFTDDALMRPYKEKFDVGHFGTDNPATPVAERMPFVVEYREDVDTAPLGGPGLVDYVNIGIVESTHGTHVAGITAANDMLGNGAFDGAAPGAKLVSARACSWGGGCTYAALTTGMADLVINRKVDVINMSIGGLPALNDGNNARAELYNNLITTYGVQMFISAGNSGPGLNTIGDPSVSSNVVSVAASISRDTWLANYGSVVKRKNALFNFSSRGPREDGGVKPNIAAPGSAISTAPTWQLGNPVPEAGYPLPPGYAMLNGTSMASPQAAGAAALLLSAAKATDKGVTPAALRRAIYSSAKPIKDVPTYAQGYGMFNVPGAWKLLRKGVETRSYTSDAPVCTVLSGQLGTPNRGTGVYNRCASADGGHRVGQSKAYQVKLTRTSGPAGTVRHNVGLRGNDGTFSAPKTVSLPLNQTVTVTVTARPATSGAHGAIMTIDDPRTSVVDFEVSTVVVASNDVKKPDYSFSAEGSVDRNGFTSYFVTVPPGTGALQVNLSGIATGSQTRFIAFNPYGVPVESTSSLACYTNFSDANACKPQERDYQNPIAGVWEIEVESRRTSPSLNNPFQLTARVQGVAVEPAVVELPSVAAGAATPVTWSLTNTFGPVAVTGQGGPLSSVHAERPTIAEGTSQEFTVEVPAGATRFTARIGNPASAAADLDLYVFRGTTEVGRAADGDSEEAVTINNPAAGTYRVVVEGYAVDGAGGSTAYDYRDSFSAAALGTLSAPATPLNLANGATATLTGTVTAQATPGAGRALFGELSVVTTEGAVVGRGAVSIGAVN, from the coding sequence GTGAGCAAACCCCGAAACCTGAGCCGGCGCACCTCCGCCGCGCTCTTCGCGTCGGTCGTGGCGGCCAGCGCCGTGACCGTCGCGGGCGGCGCCGCGAGCGCCGCGCCGACCGCCGCGCCCGACACCTCGCAGGCCACCCCCGTCGAGGCGCTGGGCTCGCACGACGCCAAGCTGCTCGCCGAGGCGGAGGCGAAGAAGGCCCCCACCGTCACGCTGATCGTCGCCACCGACAAGGGCGAGGCGAAGGACGTCGCCGAGGACCTCAAGGCGCTCGGCGCCGCCGTCACCGAGCGGTACGACAGCATCGGCTACGTCCTGGCCAAGGTGCCCACCTCGAAGGTGGTCAAGGCGGCCACGCTGCCCGGCGTCTCCGCAGTGGACCTCGACGAGACCATTCAGCTCCCCGACCCGACGCCCGAGGTGGCCGCCGGCGGCAAGAAGGCGGCGAAGCAGGCCGCGACCCTGCCCGGCCCCGGCGCCGACACCCCGGCCGCCAACCCGTACATGCCGACCAACGAGATCGGCGCCGTCGACTTCGTGCGGGAGCACCCGGAGTGGGACGGCCGCGGCGTCACGATCGGCATCATGGACTCCGGGGTGGACCTCGGTCACCCGGCGCTCCAGCAGACCACCACCGGCGAGCGGAAGATCGTCGACTGGGTCACCGCGACGGACCCGTTCGAGGACGCCACCTGGCGCGCCATGATCACCGAGGTGAGCGGCCCGACGTTCACCGCCGCCGGCGCGACCTGGAAGGCCCCGGCGGGCACCTACCGGTTCAACCGGTTCGCCGAGTCGGTGACCGCGAACAGCGACCCCGCCGGTGACGTCAACCGCGACGGGGACCGGACCGACGCCTTCGGCATCCTCTACGACCCGGCCACCCACAACATCTGGGTCGACGTCAACCAGAACAACGACTTCACCGACGACGCCCTGATGCGGCCGTACAAGGAGAAGTTCGACGTCGGCCACTTCGGCACCGACAACCCGGCGACCCCCGTCGCCGAGCGGATGCCGTTCGTCGTGGAGTACCGCGAGGACGTCGACACCGCCCCCCTCGGCGGCCCCGGCCTGGTCGACTACGTCAACATCGGCATCGTCGAGAGCACCCACGGCACCCACGTCGCCGGCATCACCGCCGCCAACGACATGCTCGGCAACGGCGCCTTCGACGGTGCCGCACCCGGCGCCAAGCTGGTCTCCGCCCGCGCCTGCTCGTGGGGCGGCGGCTGCACCTACGCCGCCCTCACCACCGGCATGGCCGACCTGGTGATCAACCGCAAGGTCGACGTCATCAACATGTCGATCGGCGGCCTGCCGGCGCTGAACGACGGCAACAACGCCCGCGCCGAGCTCTACAACAACCTGATCACCACCTACGGCGTGCAGATGTTCATCTCGGCCGGCAACTCCGGCCCGGGCCTGAACACCATCGGCGACCCCTCGGTGTCGTCCAACGTGGTCAGCGTCGCGGCGAGCATCAGCAGGGACACCTGGCTGGCCAACTACGGCTCCGTGGTGAAGCGGAAGAACGCGCTGTTCAACTTCTCCTCGCGCGGCCCGCGTGAGGACGGCGGCGTCAAGCCGAACATCGCCGCCCCCGGCTCCGCCATCTCCACCGCGCCGACCTGGCAGCTCGGCAACCCGGTTCCCGAGGCCGGCTACCCGCTGCCCCCGGGCTACGCGATGCTGAACGGCACCTCGATGGCCTCCCCGCAGGCCGCCGGCGCCGCCGCGCTGCTGCTGTCGGCCGCCAAGGCGACCGACAAGGGCGTCACCCCGGCCGCGCTGCGCCGGGCGATCTACTCCTCGGCCAAGCCGATCAAGGACGTCCCGACGTACGCCCAGGGCTACGGCATGTTCAACGTGCCCGGCGCCTGGAAGCTGCTGCGCAAGGGCGTGGAGACCCGGTCGTACACCTCCGACGCCCCGGTCTGCACCGTGCTCTCCGGGCAGCTCGGCACCCCGAACCGAGGCACCGGCGTCTACAACCGATGCGCCTCCGCCGACGGCGGGCACCGGGTCGGCCAGTCGAAGGCCTACCAGGTCAAGCTGACCCGCACCAGCGGGCCGGCCGGCACCGTGCGGCACAACGTGGGTCTGCGCGGCAACGACGGCACCTTCTCGGCGCCGAAGACCGTCTCGCTCCCGCTGAACCAGACCGTCACCGTCACGGTCACCGCCAGGCCCGCCACCTCCGGCGCGCACGGCGCGATCATGACGATCGACGACCCGCGCACCTCGGTCGTCGACTTCGAGGTCTCCACCGTGGTCGTGGCCTCGAACGACGTGAAGAAGCCGGACTACTCCTTCTCGGCCGAGGGTTCGGTCGACCGGAACGGCTTCACCTCGTACTTCGTGACGGTGCCGCCGGGCACCGGCGCTCTCCAGGTGAACCTGTCCGGCATCGCCACCGGTTCGCAGACCCGGTTCATCGCCTTCAACCCGTACGGCGTCCCGGTGGAGAGCACCTCCAGCCTCGCCTGCTACACCAACTTCTCCGACGCCAACGCCTGCAAGCCGCAGGAGCGCGACTACCAGAACCCGATCGCCGGGGTCTGGGAGATCGAGGTGGAGTCCCGTCGGACCTCGCCGTCGCTGAACAACCCGTTCCAGCTCACGGCGCGGGTGCAGGGTGTCGCGGTCGAGCCGGCCGTGGTCGAGCTGCCGTCGGTCGCCGCCGGTGCGGCGACCCCGGTGACCTGGTCGCTGACCAACACCTTCGGCCCGGTCGCGGTGACCGGCCAGGGCGGCCCGCTCTCCAGCGTGCACGCCGAGCGGCCGACCATCGCCGAGGGCACGTCGCAGGAGTTCACGGTGGAGGTGCCGGCGGGCGCGACCCGCTTCACCGCCCGGATCGGCAACCCGGCCAGCGCCGCCGCCGACCTCGACCTCTACGTCTTCCGCGGCACCACGGAGGTCGGCCGGGCCGCCGACGGCGACTCGGAGGAGGCCGTGACCATCAACAACCCGGCGGCGGGCACCTACCGGGTGGTCGTCGAGGGCTACGCGGTGGACGGGGCCGGTGGCAGCACCGCCTACGACTACCGTGACTCGTTCTCGGCGGCGGCGCTGGGCACCCTCTCCGCGCCGGCCACGCCGCTCAACCTGGCCAACGGCGCCACCGCCACCCTCACGGGCACGGTGACCGCCCAGGCCACCCCGGGCGCCGGCCGCGCGCTCTTCGGTGAGCTGTCCGTGGTCACCACCGAGGGCGCGGTCGTCGGCCGCGGCGCCGTCTCCATCGGCGCCGTGAACTGA
- a CDS encoding 4-hydroxy-3-methylbut-2-enyl diphosphate reductase, giving the protein MTQPEATSRTGKRVLLAKPRGYCAGVDRAVQTVEEALTLYGAPIYVRKQIVHNKHVVQTLEAKGAIFVEENEEVPEGATVIFSAHGVAPEVYEQAKARSLKAIDATCPLVTKVHQEAKRFAAEDYDILLIGHEGHEEVIGTSGEAPEHIQLVDGPEDADRITVRDPNKVVWLSQTTLSVDETLETVARLKKRLPMLQSPPSDDICYATSNRQHVVKEIAPECDVVIVVGSRNSSNSVRLVEVALDAGARAGHLVDFAHEIDDAWLEGARTVGLTSGASVPDELVQEVLAHLAARGFTDVDEVVTANERLTFSLPQELKRDMKAAAAARG; this is encoded by the coding sequence GTGACTCAGCCTGAAGCGACGTCCCGGACCGGCAAGCGTGTGCTCCTGGCCAAGCCCCGCGGCTACTGCGCGGGCGTGGACCGCGCCGTGCAGACCGTGGAGGAGGCGCTCACGCTCTACGGCGCCCCGATCTACGTGCGCAAGCAGATCGTGCACAACAAGCACGTCGTGCAGACCCTGGAGGCCAAGGGCGCGATCTTCGTGGAGGAGAACGAGGAGGTGCCGGAGGGCGCCACCGTCATCTTCTCCGCGCACGGCGTGGCCCCCGAGGTCTACGAGCAGGCGAAGGCGCGCTCGCTGAAGGCGATCGACGCGACCTGCCCGCTGGTCACCAAGGTGCACCAGGAGGCGAAGCGGTTCGCCGCCGAGGACTACGACATCCTGCTCATCGGCCACGAGGGGCACGAGGAGGTCATCGGCACCTCCGGCGAGGCCCCCGAGCACATCCAGCTCGTGGACGGCCCGGAGGACGCCGACCGGATCACCGTCCGCGACCCGAACAAGGTCGTCTGGCTCTCCCAGACCACCCTCTCGGTCGACGAGACGCTGGAGACGGTGGCCCGGCTCAAGAAGCGCCTGCCGATGCTCCAGTCGCCGCCGAGCGACGACATCTGCTACGCCACCTCCAACCGGCAGCACGTGGTCAAGGAGATCGCGCCCGAGTGCGACGTGGTGATCGTCGTCGGCTCGCGCAACTCCTCCAACTCCGTACGCCTCGTCGAGGTCGCCCTGGACGCCGGCGCGCGGGCCGGTCACCTCGTGGACTTCGCGCACGAGATCGACGACGCCTGGCTGGAGGGGGCGCGGACGGTGGGGCTGACCTCCGGCGCCAGCGTCCCGGACGAACTGGTGCAGGAGGTGCTCGCCCACCTCGCCGCGCGCGGCTTCACCGACGTCGACGAGGTGGTGACCGCCAACGAGCGGCTGACCTTCTCGCTGCCCCAGGAACTCAAGCGGGACATGAAGGCCGCCGCCGCGGCCCGCGGCTGA
- the xseA gene encoding exodeoxyribonuclease VII large subunit yields MSTGEVGRSTSEEPWPVRVVSQKVGAWIARLGWVWVDGQVAQISRRPGATTVFLTLRDPSADLSLTVTTNRDVLDAGAPELREGARVVLHAKPEFYAARGTLSLRADEIRQVGLGELLARLEKLKKLLAAEGLFDRARKRRPPFLPNRIGLITGRASAAERDVLTNARRRWPAVEFRTVNVAVQGPSAVPQIVDALKVLDADPTVDVIIIARGGGGIEDLLPFSDEALCRAVFACRTPVVSAIGHETDAPLVDYVADVRASTPTDAAKRVVPDLTEEVRLIRQARHRLERAVRNLVDRESHRLDGLRSRPVLARPQVMVDQRVADLTGLRQRAGRCLDHRLAAADDDLRHTLARLRALSPAATLDRGYAIVQRSDGHVVRAASEVGKGDALRVRLAQGELAATVDG; encoded by the coding sequence GTGAGCACAGGCGAGGTGGGGCGGAGCACGTCCGAGGAGCCGTGGCCGGTCCGGGTGGTGAGCCAGAAGGTCGGCGCCTGGATCGCCCGGCTGGGCTGGGTGTGGGTGGACGGCCAGGTGGCGCAGATCAGCCGCCGGCCGGGTGCCACCACCGTCTTCCTCACCCTGCGGGACCCGTCGGCCGACCTGAGCCTGACCGTCACCACCAATCGGGACGTCCTCGACGCCGGCGCACCGGAGCTGCGCGAGGGCGCCCGGGTGGTGCTGCACGCCAAGCCGGAGTTCTACGCGGCCCGGGGCACGCTGAGCCTGCGCGCCGACGAGATCCGGCAGGTCGGTCTCGGCGAGCTGCTGGCCCGGCTGGAGAAGCTCAAGAAGCTGCTCGCGGCCGAAGGCCTCTTCGACCGGGCCCGCAAGCGCCGGCCGCCGTTCCTGCCCAACCGGATCGGGCTGATCACCGGCCGCGCGTCGGCCGCCGAGCGGGACGTGCTCACCAACGCCCGCCGGCGCTGGCCGGCGGTGGAGTTCCGCACGGTCAACGTGGCCGTCCAGGGGCCGAGCGCGGTACCGCAGATCGTCGACGCGCTGAAGGTGCTCGACGCCGATCCGACCGTCGACGTGATCATCATCGCCCGGGGCGGGGGCGGCATCGAGGATCTGCTGCCCTTCTCCGACGAGGCGCTCTGCCGGGCCGTCTTCGCCTGCCGCACGCCGGTGGTGAGCGCGATCGGCCACGAGACCGATGCGCCGCTGGTCGACTACGTCGCCGACGTGCGCGCCTCAACGCCGACCGACGCGGCCAAGCGGGTGGTGCCCGACCTCACCGAGGAGGTACGCCTCATCCGGCAGGCCCGGCACCGCCTGGAGCGGGCGGTGCGCAACCTCGTCGACCGCGAGTCGCACCGGCTCGACGGGCTGCGTTCGCGGCCGGTGCTGGCCCGCCCGCAGGTGATGGTCGACCAGCGGGTCGCCGACCTGACCGGGCTCCGCCAGCGGGCGGGGCGCTGCCTCGACCACCGGCTCGCCGCCGCCGACGACGACCTGCGGCACACCCTGGCCCGGCTGCGTGCCCTCTCCCCCGCCGCCACCCTCGACCGGGGCTACGCGATCGTCCAGCGGTCCGACGGCCACGTCGTGCGCGCCGCGTCCGAGGTGGGCAAGGGCGACGC